One Cryptomeria japonica chromosome 9, Sugi_1.0, whole genome shotgun sequence genomic window carries:
- the LOC131858565 gene encoding uncharacterized protein LOC131858565, translating to MVSREMADKLNLQCEKHPHPYHIAWFKKGNEVTIDKRCLINFSIGKNYKDEVWCDVIPMDACHVLLGRPWQYDRKVMHDGERNTYTFWKEGTKVILLPLKDVGEAKNMLSERELVKEMKVIGLYYALMVQKEEGGRITIPAEVIKILKEYSDVIPDELPDGLPPK from the coding sequence ATGGTTTCTAGAGAGATGGCAGATAAGTTGAATTTACAGTGTGAGAAACATCCTCACCCTTACCATATTGCATGGTTTAAGAAGGGGAATGAAGTTACTATTGATAAGAGGTGCTTGATCAATTTTTCTATAGGAAAAAATTACAAAGATGAGGTCTGGTGTGATGTCATCCCAATGGATGCATGTCATGTATTACTGGGGAGACCTTGGCAATATGACAGAAAGGTCATGCATGATGGGGAAAGgaatacatatacattttggaaggAAGGAACGAAAGTCATCTTATTACCCCTTAAGGATGTAGGGGAAGCTAAGAATATGTTGTCTGAAAGAGAGCTTGTTAAGGAGATGAAGGTGATAGGATTATATTATGCATTAATGGTACAAAAGGAGGAAGGAGGAAGGATAACAATCCCTGCTGAAGTAATAAAGATACTCAAAGAATATAGTGATGTTATACCTGATGAGCTACCTGATGGTCTTCCACCGAAGTGA